A window of Thalassophryne amazonica chromosome 21, fThaAma1.1, whole genome shotgun sequence contains these coding sequences:
- the slc30a2 gene encoding zinc transporter 2 — MEKKAANLEKSHLVHEKSAKMYSLKLQSSFPDPKEQYSSFPFKNGGVSGAIELKRPVGVHCHHSKASRCEENVDKLLAKKKLCIAAAICLIFMIGEVIGGYLAHSLAIMTDAAHLLTDFGSMMVSLFSLWISSRPPTKTMNFGWHRSEILGAFISVMSIWIVTGVLVYLAIERIICNDYEINGHVMLVTSGCAVIVNIIMAYILHHSTTFHGHGSGYQQIDEDGQSPVIQGHAHTLLGAYGNTSIRAAFIHVVGDLLQSVGVMVAAIIIYFRPDYKVADPICTFLFSAFVLCTTITIIRDVFRILMEGSPKGIEFNSVKEVLLSVKAVKSMHSLHLWALTLGQALISVHLTIEEETDPQSVLQEATELLYNKFGFYSVTIQVEHFSEDMRHCSHCQDPSD, encoded by the exons ATGGAGAAGAAGGCTGCGAATTTGGAGAAATCCCACCTGGTCCACGAGAAGAGCGCAAAAATGTATTCTCTGAAACTGCAAAG CTCCTTCCCAGACCCCAAAGAGCAGTATTCCAGCTTCCCTTTTAAGAATGGAGGCGTGTCTGGAGCCATCGAGCTGAAACGACCCGTCGGAGTCCACTGCCACCACAGCAAAGCCTCAAGGTGCGAGGAGAACGTCGACAAGCTCCTGGCCAAGAAGAAGCTCTGCATTGCTGCAGCCATCTGCCTCATTTTCATGATTGGTGAAGTCATAG GGGGCTACCTGGCCCACAGCCTGGCCATCATGACGGATGCTGCCCACCTCCTGACAGACTTTGGCAGTATGATGGTGAGCCTGTTCTCCCTGTGGATCTCCTCCAGACCTCCCACTAAGACCATGAACTTTGGGTGGCACAGATCAG AGATCCTCGGGGCGTTCATCTCCGTCATGTCCATCTGGATCGTCACGGGCGTTCTGGTCTATTTAGCCATCGAGAGGATTATATGCAACGATTACGAGATCAATGGTCACGTGATGTTAGTCACCTCTGGCTGCGCCGTCATCGTCAACATCAT CATGGCCTACATCCTTCATCACTCCACCACATTCCACGGCCACGGCAGCGGTTACCAACAGATTGACGAGGACGGTCAGAGTCCTGTCATTCAGGGGCACGCCCACACACTCCTTGGCGCCTACGGCAACACCAGCATCCGTGCAGCATTTATCCACGTGGTCGGCGACTTGCTGCAGAGTGTCGGCGTCATGGTGGCAGCAATCATCATCTACTTTCGG CCTGATTATAAAGTGGCCGACCCCATTTGTACATTCTTGTTCTCGGCTTTTGTCCTCtgcaccaccatcaccatcatcagagACGTGTTCAGGATACTCATGGAAG GGTCTCCAAAAGGAATCGAGTTTAACTCTGTGAAGGAGGTGCTGCTGTCTGTGAAGGCTGTAAAGTCCATGCACAGTCTGCACCTCTGGGCTCTGACTCTGGGGCAGGCGCTCATCTCCGTTCACCTCACTATCG AGGAGGAAACCGACCCCCAGTCGGTGCTGCAGGAGGCCACCGAACTCCTCTACAACAAGTTTGGCTTCTACAGCGTCACTATCCAGGTGGAGCACTTCTCTGAAGACATGAGACACTGCTCCCACTGCCAGGACCCCAGCGACTGA